A single region of the Carassius gibelio isolate Cgi1373 ecotype wild population from Czech Republic chromosome A14, carGib1.2-hapl.c, whole genome shotgun sequence genome encodes:
- the LOC128027311 gene encoding neuroblast differentiation-associated protein AHNAK-like isoform X47 translates to MPKFHMPSFGMKGPKVEGPDVDVKIPKADIGIKAPDININAPELDVEGPEGKIKGPKFKIPSISGPNISMPNVDFNLKGPKLKGDVDMSIPKVEGDLKAPKVEIEGPAIEGPEGHFKMPKFHMPSFGMKGPKVEGPDVDVKIPKADIGIKAPDIDINAPELDIEGPEGKIKGPKFKIPSISGPNISMPNVDFNLKGPKLKGDVDVSIPKVEGDLKGPKVEVEGPDIEGPDGRFKMAKFRMPSFGMKGPKVEGPDVDVKIPKADIEVNAPDIDINAPELDIEGPEGKIKGPKFKIPSISGPNISMPDVDFNLKGPKLKGDVDMSIPKVEGDLKAPKVEIEGKDTEGPEGRFKMPKFRMPSFGMKGPKVEGPDVDVKIPKADIGIKAPDININAPELDVEGPEGKIKGPKFKIPSISGPNISMPNVDFNLKGPKLKGDVDMSIPKVEGDLKAPKVEIEGPDIEGPEGRFKMPKFHMPSFGMKGPKVDGPDVDVKIPEADIEVNAPDIDINAPELDIEGPEGKIKGPKFKIPSISGPKISMPNVDFNLKGPKLKGDVDMSIPKVEGDLKAPKVEIEGPDIEGPEGRFKMPKFHMPSFGMKGPKVDGPDVDVKIPKADIEVNAPDIDINAPELDIEGPEGKIKGPKFKIPSISGPNISMPDVDFNLKGPKLKGDVDMSIPKVEGDLKAPKVEIEGPDIEGPEGRFKMPKFHMPSFGMKGPKVDGPDVNVKIPKADIEVHAPDVDIKAPELDTEGPEGKIKGPKFKIPSISGPKISMPDVDFNLKGPKLKGDVDMSIPKVEGDLKAPKVEIEGPDIEGPEGRFKMPKFRMPSFGMKGPKVDGPDLDMKIPKASIDVHAPDMDINAPELDIEGPEGKIKGPKFNMPSISGPKLSMPDFDFNLKGPKLKGDIDVSIPKVEGDLKAPKVEIEGPAIEGPEGHFKMPKFHMPSFGMKGPKVEGPDVDVKIPKADIGIKAPDIDINAPELDVEGPEGKIKGPKFKIPSISGPNISMPNVDFNLKGPKLKGDVDVSIPKVEGDLKAPKVEVEGPDIEGPAGRFKMAKFRMPSFGMKGPKVEGPDVDLKIPKADIEVNAPDIDINAPELDIEGPEGKIKGPKFKIPSISGPNISMPDVDFNLKGPKLKGDVDVSMPKVEGDLKAPKGEIGGPVIGGPQGRFKMPKFRMPSFGMKGPKVEGPDVDVKIPKADIEVNAPDMDIRAPELNIEGPEGKTKGPKFKLPTMSDPKISMPDVDFNLKGPKLKGDVDVSMPKVEGDLKAPKGEIEGPDIEGPEGHFKKPKFHMPSFGMKGPKVEGPDVDVKIPKADIGVKVPDMDINAPELDFEGPEGKIKGPKFNMPSISGPKLSMPDFDFNLKGPKLKGDIDVSIPKVEGDLKAPKVEIEGPDIEGPDGHFKMPKFHMPSFGMKGPKVEGPDVDVKIPKADIEVKAPDIDINAPELDIEGPEGKIKGPKLKIPSISGPKISMPDVDFNLKGPKLKGDVDMSIPRVEGDLKAPKVEIGGPDIEGPQGRFKMPKFRMPSFGMKGTKVEGPDVDVKIPEADIEVNAPDMDIRAPELNIEGPEGKIKGPKVKLPTMSGPKISMPDVDFNLKGPKLKGDVDVSMPKVEGDLKAPNVEIEGPDIEGPDGRFKMPKFHMPSFGMKGPKVEGPDVDVKIPKADIEVNAPDVDIKAPELDIKGPEGKIKGPKFNMPSISGPKLSMPDFDFNLKGPKLKGDIDVSIPKVEGDLKAPKVEIEGPDIEGPDGRVKMPKFHMPSFGMKGPKVEGPDVNVKIPKEDIEVKAPDIDINAPELDIEGPEGKIKGPKYNMPSFSGPKLSMPDFDFNLKGPKLKGDVDVSIPKLEGDIDVPKVEIEGPEGGFKMPKMKMPSFKMKGPQVEGPDVDVKIPKADIEVKAPDMDINAPELDIDLPEGKIKGPKVKMPSVSGPEGPNVEINFPETNVKKPKFKMPKFGFKGSKIEAPDVDFKHPKGSKVKGQAGVSLEGDVFMPKLEVDSSSVEIKSPEGGFKMPKFKMPKFGFKSPQEDIDVSVPCGDVDLNSPDIDIKTCDLKVEGPEGRIKGTKFKMPSISGTNISLPDVDLNFKSPKVKSDIDVSGPRISGDIKAPKMDIECPDVDLEGPEGGFKMPKMKMPLFGFKGPKLEGSDIDINLSKADVDIKGPEIDIKTPDLDIEGPEGKIKGPKFNMPSISGPKISMQDVNLNLKSPKVKGDLDFSVPKISGDIKAPKVDIEGPDINLEGPEGDFKMPSFGLKGPKVEGPDVDISLPKADVDIKGPEIDVKVPDLDIEAPDGGLKHVRPLKFTGPNLGIKSSGGNLSMPEKDLGARIDVKSPDINISGTDANIKVPKMNKSKFSIRVKSPKLDADIPDSGGSAEGPDIDVKENKGKFKLSKVKGKSKTFDGDLKLETNEPDLQMKSIKVKKPLFGKLHFPNVEFDIKSPKVKGSSSASGTIKSNVDLPSASLKTDIQTPDFSGPNFQTKGGKIKMLNLGISGSEIKTPELDVRNVSLDLPEKAFNSQDVSVAGSGINGKSRANIDLEGKIQDVRLTVPAVNVHGGALDADLNLTEQKGVKGSIEIPGFNVRGQKEETASGLDVKPDASLSGVMEYQDVNVTFPKIKVPKFGVALPKVDSGELAAGSKVSSQSLEMENTEMKSSGGKVKVKMPKLFTKSKSKGGSAADLTVEGEEIDVTSKGGAKVSKEFSLSSGELTSGKLAVEGSSGFKVTPKSKSASLDLLKRKPLHSSSVSDEGGLASPVSAEGHLQTEGGNVSVDVGEKVKGKKGKFKFATVGGFSSKSKGSYEVTDESEVRMEGAGGVAQSSKKSRMSSSSSNDSGSKSSFRLPRLEIAVSQKK, encoded by the exons ATGCCAAAGTTCCACATGCCATCATTTGGAATGAAGGGTCCAAAAGTGGAGGGTCCAGATGTTGATGTGAAAATCCCTAAAGCTGATATTGGAATTAAGGCTCCAGATATTAACATCAATGCTCCAGAGTTAGACGTTGAAGGTcctgagggaaaaatcaagggccCCAAATTCAAGATCCCATCAATCTCTGGCCCAAATATTTCTATGCCAAATGTTGACTTCAACCTGAAAGGTCCAAAACTGAAAGGTGATGTTGACATGTCCATTCCCAAAGTGGAAGGAGATcttaaagcaccaaaagttgagaTTGAAGGCCCAGCCATTGAAGGACCCGAGGGTCATTTTAAGATGCCAAAGTTCCACATGCCATCATTTGGAATGAAGGGTCCAAAAGTGGAGGGTCCAGATGTTGATGTGAAAATCCCTAAAGCTGATATTGGAATTAAGGCTCCAGATATTGACATTAATGCTCCAGAGTTAGACATTGAAG GTcctgagggaaaaatcaagggccCCAAGTTCAAGATCCCATCAATCTCTGGCCCAAATATTTCTATGCCAAATGTTGACTTCAACCTGAAAGGTCCAAAACTGAAAGGTGATGTTGATGTGTCCATTCCAAAAGTGGAAGGAGATCTTAAAGGACCAAAAGTTGAGGTTGAAGGCCCAGACATTGAAGGACCTGATGGTCGTTTTAAGATGGCAAAGTTCCGCATGCCATCATTCGGAATGAAGGGTCCAAAAGTGGAGGGTCCAGATGTTGATGTGAAAATTCCTAAAGCCGATATTGAAGTTAATGCACCAGATATTGACATCAATGCTCCAGAGTTAGACATTGAAGGTcctgagggaaaaatcaagggccCCAAGTTCAAGATCCCATCAATCTCTGGCCCAAATATTTCTATGCCAGATGTTGACTTCAACCTGAAAGGTCCAAAACTGAAAGGTGATGTTGACATGTCCATTCCCAAAGTGGAAGGAGATCTTAAAGCACCAAAAGTAGAGATTGAAGGCAAAGACACTGAAGGACCTGAGGGTCGTTTTAAGATGCCAAAGTTCCGCATGCCATCATTCGGAATGAAGGGTCCAAAAGTGGAGG GTCCAGATGTTGATGTGAAAATCCCTAAAGCTGATATTGGAATTAAGGCTCCAGATATTAACATCAACGCTCCAGAGTTAGACGTTGAAGGTcctgagggaaaaatcaagggccCCAAATTCAAGATCCCATCAATCTCTGGCCCAAATATTTCTATGCCAAATGTTGACTTCAACCTGAAAGGTCCAAAACTGAAAGGTGATGTTGACATGTCCATTCCCAAAGTGGAAGGAGATcttaaagcaccaaaagttgagaTTGAAGGCCCAGacattgaaggacctgagggtCGTTTTAAGATGCCAAAATTCCACATGCCATCATTCGGAATGAAGGGTCCAAAAGTGGATGGTCCAGATGTTGATGTGAAAATCCCTGAAGCCGATATTGAAGTTAATGCACCAGATATTGACATCAATGCTCCAGAGTTAGACATTGAAGGTcctgagggaaaaatcaagggccCCAAGTTCAAGATCCCATCAATCTCTGGCCCAAAAATTTCTATGCCAAATGTTGACTTCAACCTGAAAGGTCCAAAACTGAAAGGTGATGTTGACATGTCCATTCCCAAAGTGGAAGGAGATcttaaagcaccaaaagttgagaTTGAAGGCCCAGacattgaaggacctgagggtCGTTTTAAGATGCCAAAATTCCACATGCCATCATTCGGAATGAAGGGTCCAAAAGTGGATGGTCCAGATGTTGATGTGAAAATCCCTAAAGCCGATATTGAAGTTAATGCACCAGATATTGACATCAATGCTCCAGAGTTAGACATTGAAGGTcctgagggaaaaatcaagggccCCAAGTTCAAGATCCCATCAATCTCTGGCCCAAATATTTCTATGCCAGATGTTGACTTCAACCTGAAAGGTCCAAAACTGAAAGGTGATGTTGACATGTCCATTCCCAAAGTGGAAGGAGATcttaaagcaccaaaagttgagaTTGAAGGCCCAGacattgaaggacctgagggtCGTTTTAAGATGCCAAAATTTCACATGCCATCATTCGGAATGAAGGGTCCAAAAGTGGATGGTCCAGATGTTAATGTGAAAATCCCTAAAGCCGATATTGAAGTTCATGCACCAGATGTGGATATTAAAGCTCCAGAGTTAGACACTGAAGGAcctgagggaaaaatcaagggccCCAAATTCAAGATCCCATCAATATCTGGCCCAAAGATTTCTATGCCAGATGTTGACTTCAACCTGAAAGGTCCAAAACTGAAAGGTGATGTTGACATGTCCATTCCCAAAGTGGAAGGAGATcttaaagcaccaaaagttgagaTTGAAGGCCCAGacattgaaggacctgagggtCGTTTTAAGATGCCAAAGTTCCGCATGCCATCATTCGGAATGAAGGGTCCAAAAGTGGACGGTCCAGATCTTGATATGAAAATCCCTAAAGCCAGTATTGACGTTCATGCACCAGATATGGATATCAATGCTCCAGAGTTAGacattgaaggacctgagggaaaaatcaagggccCCAAGTTTAACATGCCATCAATCTCTGGTCCAAAGCTTTCTATGCCAGACTTTGACTTCAACCTGAAAGGTCCAAAACTGAAAGGTGATATTGACGTGTCCATTCCTAAGGTGGAAGGAGATcttaaagcaccaaaagttgagaTTGAAGGCCCAGCcattgaaggacctgagggtCATTTTAAGATGCCAAAGTTCCACATGCCATCATTTGGAATGAAGGGTCCAAAAGTGGAGGGTCCAGATGTTGATGTGAAAATCCCTAAAGCTGATATTGGAATTAAGGCTCCAGATATTGACATCAATGCTCCAGAGTTAGACGTTGAAG GTcctgagggaaaaatcaagggccCCAAGTTCAAGATTCCATCAATCTCTGGCCCAAATATTTCTATGCCAAATGTTGACTTCAACCTGAAAGGTCCAAAACTGAAAGGTGATGTTGATGTGTCCATTCCAAAAGTGGAAGGAGATcttaaagcaccaaaagttgaggTTGAAGGCCCAGACATTGAAGGACCTGCTGGTCGTTTTAAGATGGCAAAGTTCCGCATGCCATCATTCGGAATGAAGGGTCCAAAAGTGGAGGGTCCAGATGTTGATCTGAAAATTCCTAAAGCCGATATTGAAGTTAATGCACCAGATATTGACATCAATGCTCCAGAGTTAGACATTGAAGGTcctgagggaaaaatcaagggccCCAAGTTCAAGATCCCATCAATCTCTGGCCCAAATATTTCTATGCCAGATGTTGACTTCAACCTGAAAGGTCCAAAACTGAAAGGTGATGTTGATGTGTCCATGCCCAAAGTGGAAGGAGATCTTAAAGCACCAAAAGGTGAGATTGGAGGCCCAGTCATTGGAGGACCTCAGGGTCGTTTTAAGATGCCAAAGTTCCGCATGCCATCATTCGGAATGAAGGGTCCAAAAGTGGAAGGTCCAGATGTTGATGTGAAAATCCCTAAAGCTGATATTGAAGTTAATGCTCCAGATATGGACATCAGAGCTCCCGAGTTAAacattgaaggacctgagggaaAAACCAAGGGTCCCAAATTCAAGTTGCCAACAATGTCTGATCCAAAGATTTCTATGCCAGATGTTGACTTCAACCTGAAAGGTCCAAAACTGAAAGGTGATGTTGATGTGTCCATGCCCAAAGTGGAAGGAGATCTTAAAGCACCAAAAGGTGAGATTGAAGGCCCAGacattgaaggacctgagggtCATTTTAAGAAGCCAAAGTTCCACATGCCATCATTCGGAATGAAGGGTCCAAAAGTGGAGGGTCCAGATGTTGATGTGAAAATCCCTAAAGCTGATATTGGAGTTAAGGTTCCAGATATGGATATCAACGCTCCAGAATTAGACTTTGAAGGAcctgagggaaaaatcaagggccCCAAATTTAACATGCCATCAATCTCTGGTCCAAAGCTTTCTATGCCAGACTTTGACTTCAACCTGAAAGGTCCAAAACTGAAAGGTGATATTGACGTGTCCATTCCTAAAGTGGAAGGAGATcttaaagcaccaaaagttgagaTTGAAGGCCCAGACATTGAAGGACCTGATGGTCATTTTAAGATGCCAAAATTCCACATGCCATCATTCGGAATGAAGGGTCCAAAAGTCGAGGGTCCAGATGTCGATGTGAAAATCCCTAAAGCCGATATTGAAGTTAAGGCTCCAGATATAGATATCAATGCTCCAGAGTTAGacattgaaggacctgagggaaaaatcaagggccCCAAATTAAAGATCCCATCAATCTCTGGCCCAAAGATTTCAATGCCAGATGTTGATTTTAACCTGAAAGGTCCAAAACTGAAAGGTGATGTTGACATGTCCATTCCCAGAGTGGAAGGAGATCtcaaagcaccaaaagttgagaTTGGAGGCCCAGACATTGAAGGACCTCAGGGTCGTTTTAAGATGCCAAAGTTCCGCATGCCATCATTCGGAATGAAGGGTACAAAAGTGGAAGGTCCAGATGTTGATGTGAAAATCCCTGAAGCCGATATTGAAGTTAATGCTCCAGATATGGACATCAGAGCTCCCGAGTTAAacattgaaggacctgagggaaaaatcaagggTCCCAAAGTCAAGTTGCCAACAATGTCTGGTCCAAAGATTTCTATGCCAGATGTTGACTTCAACCTGAAAGGTCCAAAACTGAAAGGTGATGTTGACGTGTCCATGCCCAAAGTGGAAGGAGATCTTAAAGCACCAAACGTTGAGATTGAAGGCCCAGACATTGAAGGACCTGATGGTCGTTTTAAGATGCCAAAATTCCACATGCCATCATTCGGAATGAAGGGTCCAAAAGTGGAGGGTCCAGATGTGGATGTGAAAATCCCTAAAGCCGATATTGAAGTTAATGCACCAGATGTGGATATCAAAGCTCCAGAGTTAGACATTAAAGGAcctgagggaaaaatcaagggccCTAAATTTAACATGCCATCAATCTCTGGTCCAAAGCTTTCTATGCCAGACTTTGACTTCAACCTGAAAGGTCCAAAACTAAAAGGTGATATTGACGTGTCCATTCCTAAAGTGGAAGGAGATcttaaagcaccaaaagttgagaTTGAAGGCCCAGACATTGAAGGACCTGATGGTCGTGTTAAGATGCCAAAATTCCACATGCCATCATTCGGAATGAAGGGTCCAAAAGTGGAGGGTCCAGATGTCAATGTGAAAATCCCTAAAGAAGATATTGAAGTTAAGGCTCCAGATATAGATATCAATGCTCCAGAGTTAGacattgaaggacctgagggaaAAATAAAGGGCCCCAAATACAACATGCCATCATTCTCCGGTCCAAAGCTTTCTATGCCAGACTTTGACTTCAACCTGAAAGGTCCAAAACTGAAAGGTGATGTTGATGTGTCCATTCCTAAACTGGAAGGAGATATTGATGTACCAAAAGTTGAAATTGAAGGACCTGAGGGTGGTTTTAAgatgccaaaaatgaaaatgccatcATTTAAAATGAAGGGTCCACAAGTGGAGGGTCCAGATGTTGATGTGAAAATCCCTAAAGCTGATATTGAAGTTAAGGCTCCAGATATGGATATCAATGCTCCAGAGTTAGACATAGATTTGCCTGAAGGAAAAATCAAGGGCCCAAAAGTCAAGATGCCATCAGTATCTGGTCCTGAAGGTCCTAATGTTGAGATTAATTTTCCAgaaacaaatgtgaaaaagccAAAATTCAAAATGCCCAAGTTTGGATTTAAAGGGTCAAAAATTGAAGCACCTGATGTTGATTTCAAACATCCGAAAGGATCTAAAGTGAAAGGTCAAGCAGGTGTCAGTTTGGAGGGTGATGTCTTCATGCCAAAATTGGAAGTTGATTCTTCAAGTGTAGAAATTAAAAGTCCAGAGGGAGGATTCAAGATGCCAAAATTTAAAATGccaaaatttggttttaaatcacCCCAAGAAGATATTGATGTCAGTGTACCTTGTGGTGATGTTGATTTAAATTCACCTGATATTGACATCAAAACATGTGATCTTAAAGTTGAAGGACCTGAGGGACGAATCAAGGGCACCAAATTCAAAATGCCTTCTATATCTGGTACAAACATTTCTTTGCCAGATGTAGACTTAAACTTTAAAAGTCCAAAAGTCAAGAGTGATATTGATGTTTCTGGACCCAGGATTTCAGGGGACATAAAGGCTCCAAAGATGGATATTGAATGTCCTGATGTTGATTTAGAGGGCCCAGAAGGTGGTTTCAAAATGcctaaaatgaaaatgccatTATTTGGGTTCAAAGGTCCTAAATTGGAGGGCTCTGATATTGACATTAATCTCTCCAAAGCAGATGTTGACATTAAAGGACCTGAAATTGACATAAAAACACCTGATCTTGacattgaaggacctgagggGAAAATCAAAGGTCCCAAGTTCAACATGCCTTCCATATCAGGTCCAAAGATCTCTATGCAAGATGTCAACTTAAATCTTAAAAGCCCCAAAGTCAAGGGTGATTTGGATTTTTCTGTACCAAAGATTTCAGGGGACATAAAAGCTCCAAAAGTGGACATTGAAGGTCCTGATATTAATTTAGAGGGCCCAGAAGGTGACTTCAAAATGCCATCATTTGGGCTCAAAGGTCCTAAAGTGGAGGGCCCAGATGTTGACATCAGTCTTCCCAAAGCAGATGTTGACATTAAAGGACCTGAAATTGATGTTAAAGTTCCTGATCTTGACATTGAAGCCCCCGATGGTGGTTTAAAACATGTTAGGCCCCTCAAATTCACAGGTCCCAACCTTGGAATAAAGTCTTCAGGTGGCAATCTTTCAATGCCTGAAAAAGATTTAGGTGCGAGGATTGATGTCAAAAGCCCCGATATCAATATCAGTGGAACAGATGCAAATATCAAGGTgccaaaaatgaataaatctaaattttCAATTAGAGTTAAGAGCCCAAAACTGGATGCAGATATTCCTGATTCTGGTGGTAGTGCAGAAGGGCCTGATATAGATGTGAAAGAAAATAAGGGTAAATTCAAACTGTCTAAAGTGAAGGGAAAGTCTAAAACGTTTGATGGTGATCTCAAGTTGGAGACAAATGAACCTGACCTACAGATGAAGTCAATCAAAGTAAAGAAACCTCTTTTTGGAAAGTTACATTTTCCTAATGTGGAATTTGATATCAAATCTCCAAAAGTTAAAGGTAGTTCATCTGCATCTGGAACTATAAAATCTAATGTTGATTTGCCTTCTGCAAGCCTTAAAACTGatattcagacaccagatttCAGTGGTCCCAATTTCCAAACAAAAGGGGGAAAAATCAAAATGCTAAACCTCGGCATTTCTGGCTCTGAGATAAAAACTCCTGAACTGGATGTTAGAAATGTATCATTAGATCTTCCAGAAAAAGCTTTTAATTCCCAAGATGTCAGTGTAGCAGGATCAGGCATTAATGGAAAAAGCAGGGCTAACATTGACTTAGAAGGAAAAATACAGGATGTTAGGTTGACAGTGCCTGCTGTAAATGTTCATGGTGGTGCTTTAGATGCTGATTTAAATCTCACTGAACAAAAAGGAGTAAAAGGGAGCATAGAAATACCAGGCTTTAATGTACGAGGACAAAAAGAAGAGACTGCAAGTGGGCTAGACGTGAAGCCAGATGCATCATTATCTGGTGTGATGGAGTACCAAGATGTTAATGTAACCTTTCCTAAAATCAAAGTACCAAAGTTTGGTGTTGCATTGCCTAAAGTAGATTCAGGTGAATTGGCTGCTGGTTCTAAAGTTAGCTCCCAAAGTCTGGAAATGGAGAACACTGAAATGAAAAGCAGTGGTGGAAAAGTGAAAGTCAAAATGCCAAAATTATTTACCAAATCTAAATCTAAAGGTGGTAGTGCAGCTGATCTTACTGTTGAGGGAGAAGAAATTGATGTTACCAGTAAAGGTGGTGCAAAGGTGTCTAAGGAGTTTAGCCTTAGTTCTGGGGAATTGACAAGTGGCAAGTTAGCAGTAGAGGGAAGTTCTGGGTTTAAAGTTACACCAAAGAGTAAATCTGCCTCCCTTGACCTCTTAAAAAGAAAACCGCTTCACTCATCTTCTGTAAGTGATGAGGGAGGTTTAGCTTCCCCTGTTTCTGCTGAAGGCCACTTACAGACAGAGGGTGGCAATGTTTCAGTTGATGTTGGAGAAAAGGTTAAAGGCAAAAAAGGAAAGTTCAAGTTTGCCACAGTTGGAGGTTTTAGCTCAAAAAGTAAAGGTTCATATGAAGTGACCGATGAAAGCGAAGTTAGAATGGAGGGTGCTGGTGGAGTTGCTCAGTCTTCAAAGAAGTCCAGAATGTCATCATCATCTAGCAATGACAGTGGTTCAAAAAGCAGTTTTCGGTTACCACGACTCGAAATTGCGGTTTcccaaaaaaaatag